TGATTAGTGGCTAATTCTGTTAACTGGGAACTAATACTTTGTGCGTATTAGTCTCATGTATTGTATTAGCAACCGTATCTAGTTGTCGTATTAGCTATCATTTGACATTTTAAAAGGCTAGCTAATATATGTCCACATGTTGAAACTTTtactttttaacaaaataacaattctagggcttttttttttcttttttactttgtGGGTCTTACCAATTTAAAGCCCAAAAATCAGATTAAACAAATTCTCTAATCCGACAGGGGTAGTTGCGCGAATAATGCCTTGATAATAGGGATTCTTTAGCTTAATATAGTACtagtatttttatttacctTGGCTTTAACTACcgtaaatagaaaagaaaaaacattttggAATTTTATGAGTTACGGTTTACTCGCATAAACAACATCAACATTCAGCATCACTTTGAAAAAACTCATGCGACGTATGTATTTATAGTTCGGTtatttaaaacaagaaaattatataataaaattagtatttatgttattgaatattttcattttgagtTTCTTAAACCGATGAAAATGCTCTTATCAAACCAGTCTCAAACTTAAACCACTAAAAACTGACTTGTTACTTTATACGAAAAAATGTTTAAGCCAGTGGCGGAGCTGGTGCTTTGTGAGGGTGGTCAGTGACCCACATggattttcataaaaaaaacaagttttacttgtattttgaaaagaaaacaacTGATAAATGTTACTAATTTAACACATTGACCCATATAACATATGTTTATTGATTAGCTGGCTCCGCCACTGGTTTAAGCTACTGATCGACAAAAGATAGACGGTCCGAAGCTGATCATATAAAGAAACTGAACCGTTATTTTACCCACGTGGGACCCAAATCAAAACTAGGGTGTTGATTGTACTATTTAAAACAAATAGGcttttatttataagatttataatttaaggGGATTAAAATGTTATTAACTCGTTTACTTaagtttgttttaattttctcgcattctctgtttcttttgagatctagaggaagaagaagaagaagcaagcaATGGCAGGGATGGGAGCAGGACCAGATCACCTCTTCAACCTCCGAAACACCTTTTATCTGGGAGCTTATCAAACGGCGATCAACAACAGCGAGATCCCTAACCTCTCCCCGGAGGACGCCGTGGAACGCGACTGTCTCGTCTTCCGCTCGTACATAGCCCTCGGTAGCTATCAGGTTTCTCTCTATTCATCTCGATAAGCGTCATCGGATctcgttttttgttttgttttgatctCCTGTTCGAATTTTGTGTTGTAAAAGCTTGTCATCAGTGAGATCGATGAAGCCGCCGCTACTCCATTGCAGGCAGTCAAGCTCCTCGCTATGTATCTATCGAGTCCTGATAATAAGGTAACTCGGAAATATTCCTTAGACGCTTTCCTAGCTGTGTACATTGTAggaaccaaaacccaaaactATATCCGATCCAGTCTGTAGAAATACCTGAATGGCTCTCGTAATCATATAGTGTGGTAGTCCAGATTATGGATATTATCGAACTCGAATATCCGAACTAGGACTTGGGAATAGTATTCGAAACATAATAACTAATAAGTAACTCAAATACTCAATTTCATGcttattttgatataatatctAGAATATCTGAACTCGAAATATTAATAATTGGATCCGAGTTCTGATCCAAAATGATCTTAGAGAGTGTTATAAAATTTATCTCAACCCGAAGTATTATTAATCAAATTGacccaaaatatataaaacatgaatGAAGAAGTCTAAGAAGCAAACTCGAAAACCTGAAAACCCCGATCTGAACCCGAACTCCCAGGTCTTATATATTGTACACTGGGTATTAGGGAGGCATTAGCATCTAAAACGTTTAATTGGTGTTTAGTTTGTTATTTAGGCGGTTAAAGTGTTtacaaaatacaataaatattaaatatatatctctttatatatatgaaatagtatgaaaaaaattatattatttttattttcataaaattttataatataatatattaactacCAGAACATTGATGTTTATGTGTTCTTGGTCAGGAATCAACCATTTCGAGCTTGAAGGAATGGTTGGCAGATTCAACAATAGGAAACAATGCTATCTTGAGGTTGATTGCTGGTACTGTTTTCATGCATGAGGAAGATTATAATGAAGCTCTGAAACACACTCATGCTGGAGGAACTATGGAtctgtaagatttttttttttttttttaccttgctGGACCGAGTAACGATGGCTAGGTTTCCTTGCTCATAGATTGTTCATTGCCCTTTGCATTTTTAGGCATGCCTTGAATGTCCAGATATTCATTAAGATGCACAG
The window above is part of the Brassica napus cultivar Da-Ae chromosome C3, Da-Ae, whole genome shotgun sequence genome. Proteins encoded here:
- the LOC106402825 gene encoding coatomer subunit epsilon-2; its protein translation is MAGMGAGPDHLFNLRNTFYLGAYQTAINNSEIPNLSPEDAVERDCLVFRSYIALGSYQLVISEIDEAAATPLQAVKLLAMYLSSPDNKESTISSLKEWLADSTIGNNAILRLIAGTVFMHEEDYNEALKHTHAGGTMDLHALNVQIFIKMHRSDYAEKQLRVMQQYDEDHTLTQLATAWLNLAVGGSKIQEAYLIFQDFSERYPMTCLVLNSKAVCCMQMGNFDEAESLLLEALNKDAKDPETLANLVVCSLHVGKSSSRYLSQLKLSHPEHVLVKRVSSAEDNFERALQSIA